A genomic region of Kribbella sp. NBC_00382 contains the following coding sequences:
- the glgB gene encoding 1,4-alpha-glucan branching protein GlgB, which produces MDSSKSDQVTTPISEAMTEPDPEVIETGAHSEPVADVAVPGSLLDKAVPVERGVLERLVAGTYHDPHQVLGPHLGDGVVTLRVLRPFALSVTAVFGNASVELEHEFEGVWVGVLDVDKVPDYRLEVTYTDGPALEVDDPYRYLPSLGEMDLHLIGEGRHEQLWTVLGAHVRRYDGPNGIVTGTSFAVWAPNAQGIRLTADFNFWDGRAHPMRTMGSSGVWELFVPGIGPGTRYKFDICGRDGVWRQKADPMANLAEVPPANASVVHDSTYEWNDAAWLDHRAASQAYAEPMSVYEVHLGSWRKGKSYRELADELVGYVTEMGFTHVELMPPMEHPFGGSWGYQVTSYFAPTSRFGDPDDFRFLVDSLHQANIGVIVDWVPAHFPKDAWALARFDGTPLYEHPDPRRGEQPDWGTLVFDFGRPQVRNFLVANAVYWAEEFHIDGLRVDAVASMLYLDYSRQEGQWVPNQYGGRENLEAVSFLQEMNATLYKRVPGVITVAEESTSWPGVTRATHLGGLGFGFKWNMGWMNDSLSYLEHEPIHRQYHHHELTFSMMYAYSENFVLPISHDEVVHGKGSLLRKMPGDRWQQLANVRAFLAMQWAHPGKQLLFMGCEFGQESEWSEKGELDWWLLDHADHRGLQQLVKDLNGSYKDTKALWGNDHVPERFSWIDANDASNNVFSFVRYGDEGQPTLACVANFSAVPHHGYRIGLPFAGHWQELVNTDAEVYGGSGVGNFGGFEADGEGWHGMVASAEISVPPLGTIWLRHNG; this is translated from the coding sequence ATGGATTCGAGCAAGAGCGACCAGGTGACGACGCCGATCTCCGAGGCGATGACCGAGCCCGATCCTGAGGTGATCGAGACGGGCGCCCACTCGGAGCCTGTGGCCGACGTCGCGGTGCCGGGGAGCCTTTTGGACAAGGCTGTTCCGGTCGAGCGTGGGGTGCTGGAGCGGCTGGTCGCGGGGACGTACCACGATCCGCACCAGGTGCTCGGGCCGCATCTCGGCGACGGAGTGGTGACGCTGCGCGTGCTGCGGCCGTTCGCTCTGAGTGTGACTGCTGTCTTCGGCAACGCGAGTGTCGAGCTGGAGCACGAGTTCGAGGGTGTCTGGGTCGGCGTGCTCGACGTCGACAAGGTGCCCGACTACCGGCTCGAGGTGACGTACACCGACGGCCCAGCGCTCGAGGTCGATGACCCGTACCGGTACCTGCCGTCGCTCGGCGAGATGGACCTGCACCTGATCGGCGAGGGCCGGCACGAGCAGCTGTGGACCGTGCTCGGCGCCCACGTGCGCCGCTACGACGGCCCGAACGGCATCGTCACCGGTACTTCGTTCGCCGTGTGGGCGCCCAATGCCCAAGGCATCCGGCTGACCGCCGACTTCAACTTCTGGGACGGCCGCGCGCACCCGATGCGCACGATGGGCTCGTCCGGCGTCTGGGAACTGTTCGTCCCCGGCATCGGCCCCGGTACGCGGTACAAGTTCGACATCTGCGGCCGCGACGGCGTATGGCGCCAGAAGGCCGACCCGATGGCGAACCTGGCCGAGGTGCCGCCGGCCAACGCGTCGGTCGTGCACGACTCCACGTACGAGTGGAACGACGCCGCCTGGCTCGACCATCGAGCCGCCTCCCAGGCGTACGCGGAGCCGATGAGTGTGTACGAGGTGCACCTCGGCTCCTGGCGCAAGGGCAAGTCGTACCGGGAGCTCGCCGATGAACTGGTCGGCTACGTCACCGAGATGGGCTTCACCCATGTCGAGCTGATGCCGCCGATGGAGCACCCGTTCGGTGGCTCGTGGGGGTACCAGGTCACCTCGTACTTCGCCCCGACCTCCCGCTTCGGCGACCCGGACGACTTCCGCTTCCTCGTCGATTCGTTGCACCAGGCAAACATCGGCGTGATCGTCGACTGGGTGCCGGCACACTTCCCGAAGGACGCCTGGGCGCTGGCCCGGTTCGACGGCACACCGCTGTACGAGCACCCGGACCCGCGGCGCGGCGAGCAGCCCGACTGGGGCACGCTGGTCTTCGACTTCGGCCGGCCGCAGGTGCGCAACTTCCTGGTCGCGAACGCGGTCTACTGGGCCGAAGAGTTCCACATCGACGGCCTGCGGGTCGACGCCGTCGCCTCGATGCTCTACCTGGACTACTCCCGCCAGGAGGGTCAGTGGGTGCCGAACCAGTACGGCGGCCGCGAGAACCTCGAAGCGGTCTCGTTCCTGCAGGAGATGAACGCAACGCTGTACAAGCGTGTCCCCGGCGTGATCACCGTCGCCGAGGAGTCCACCTCGTGGCCGGGCGTCACCCGCGCCACGCATCTCGGCGGCCTCGGCTTCGGATTCAAGTGGAACATGGGCTGGATGAACGACTCGCTCAGCTATCTCGAGCACGAGCCGATCCACCGCCAGTACCACCACCACGAGCTGACGTTCTCGATGATGTACGCGTACTCCGAGAACTTCGTCCTGCCGATCTCCCACGACGAGGTCGTGCACGGCAAGGGATCCCTGCTGCGCAAGATGCCCGGCGACCGCTGGCAGCAGCTCGCCAACGTGCGTGCCTTCTTGGCGATGCAGTGGGCGCACCCCGGCAAGCAGCTGCTCTTCATGGGGTGCGAGTTCGGCCAGGAGTCGGAGTGGTCTGAGAAGGGCGAGCTCGACTGGTGGCTGCTGGACCATGCGGATCACCGCGGTCTGCAGCAGCTGGTCAAGGACCTGAACGGGAGCTACAAGGACACCAAGGCGCTCTGGGGCAACGACCACGTGCCCGAGCGGTTCTCCTGGATCGACGCCAACGACGCGAGCAACAACGTCTTCTCCTTCGTCCGGTACGGCGACGAAGGCCAGCCGACGCTCGCCTGCGTCGCCAACTTCTCGGCGGTACCGCACCACGGGTACCGGATCGGCCTGCCGTTCGCCGGCCACTGGCAGGAGCTGGTGAACACCGACGCCGAGGTCTACGGCGGCTCGGGCGTCGGCAACTTCGGCGGCTTCGAGGCCGACGGCGAGGGCTGGCACGGGATGGTGGCCAGCGCGGAGATCTCGGTCCCGCCGCTCGGCACGATCTGGCTGCGGCACAACGGCTGA
- a CDS encoding NUDIX hydrolase, giving the protein MTGLPAQPTLTDGELTLRPWRDEDIDVAHGLADDEMVRWFSGTPSRSGLVEAVESWRAQYADDRAVVNFVVELAGESGPVGTVEVRRLSPGVGGVTWTTYKPYRGRQVAQRAVRLLVGYAFGELGLDRLQVEVDPENRASARIAIRSGFRREGLLRGGGLVQGERRDVAVYGLRQDDPRADTLPGWTALMDSVLPKKRVIAHVVVRDTGGRVLLCQVSYKRDLELPGGVVEPDEDPATGALREMQEELGFQLPLIGVLAIDWLPRWQGWGDAIEILYDGGVHDPSLLESLTPDGFEILGVDWYSPADLADLVSPLNSRRLPLVLASPDILHNLRDGHPITGLPEDPPA; this is encoded by the coding sequence GTGACTGGCTTGCCTGCTCAACCGACGCTGACCGATGGTGAATTGACCCTGCGGCCGTGGCGGGACGAGGACATCGACGTCGCCCATGGGCTGGCGGACGACGAGATGGTCCGCTGGTTCTCCGGGACGCCGTCGCGCTCCGGCCTGGTCGAGGCGGTCGAGAGCTGGCGAGCGCAGTACGCCGATGACCGGGCGGTGGTGAACTTTGTCGTCGAGCTTGCCGGTGAGTCGGGGCCGGTCGGGACGGTGGAGGTTCGGCGGCTTTCGCCTGGTGTCGGTGGGGTGACCTGGACGACGTACAAGCCTTATCGGGGGCGGCAGGTCGCGCAGCGCGCAGTACGGCTGCTGGTTGGCTATGCCTTCGGTGAGCTTGGGCTGGATCGGCTGCAGGTCGAGGTCGATCCCGAGAATCGCGCTTCGGCCCGGATCGCGATCCGCTCCGGTTTCCGGCGCGAGGGATTGCTGCGCGGTGGCGGTCTGGTGCAGGGCGAGCGACGGGATGTCGCCGTCTACGGTCTCCGCCAGGATGATCCGCGGGCGGACACGTTGCCCGGCTGGACCGCGCTGATGGATTCCGTACTGCCGAAGAAGCGGGTGATCGCCCACGTCGTGGTCCGCGACACCGGAGGGCGCGTCCTGCTCTGCCAGGTCAGCTACAAGCGCGATCTCGAACTCCCCGGCGGAGTGGTCGAGCCGGACGAGGATCCGGCGACCGGTGCCCTGCGCGAGATGCAGGAGGAACTCGGCTTCCAGCTCCCGCTGATCGGCGTACTCGCGATCGACTGGCTCCCCCGCTGGCAGGGCTGGGGCGACGCCATCGAGATCCTGTACGACGGCGGCGTCCACGACCCGTCACTCCTGGAATCCCTGACCCCCGACGGCTTCGAGATCCTCGGCGTCGACTGGTACTCCCCCGCTGACCTTGCCGACCTCGTCTCACCCCTCAACAGCCGCCGGCTTCCGCTGGTACTGGCGTCCCCGGACATCCTCCACAACCTGCGCGACGGCCACCCGATCACAGGGCTGCCCGAAGATCCTCCCGCCTGA